Proteins encoded by one window of Planktothrix tepida PCC 9214:
- a CDS encoding RNA-guided endonuclease InsQ/TnpB family protein has translation MLVLEFKVRAALQQRKAIDEAIRTAQFVQNKCLRYWMDNKGVNKYDLNKYCRVLAHDFKFANELNSQARQSSAERAWSAIARFYDNCKRKVPGKKGFPKFKKNCRSVEYKTTGWQLNLETRKAITFTDKKGIGRLRLVGSYDLHFYQPEQIKRVRLVRRADGYYCQFLLSIDVKIQSEPTNKTIGLDVGLSAFYTDDQGNKVDNPKFLRKGEKKIKRLQRQLFRKQKGSNNRKKARQRLSKAHLKISRQRKEFSKLVAYSVIQSNDLVAYEDLRIKNLVKNHCLAKSINDAAWYQFRIWLEYFGRKYGKATIAVPPQYTSQNCSNCGKIVKKSLSTRTHVCNCGCQLDRDENAAKNILRIGLSTAGHTGTFGLEPINALGELTSTLTGAILLGQVDSLNKESPVTSLGD, from the coding sequence ATGTTGGTTTTAGAATTTAAAGTTAGAGCCGCATTGCAACAACGCAAGGCAATAGATGAAGCGATTCGTACAGCCCAATTCGTCCAAAACAAATGTTTAAGATATTGGATGGATAACAAAGGGGTTAATAAGTACGATTTGAACAAATATTGCCGTGTATTAGCTCATGACTTTAAATTCGCTAATGAACTGAATTCTCAAGCTAGACAATCTAGTGCAGAGAGAGCATGGTCAGCTATCGCTCGATTCTACGATAATTGCAAGCGGAAAGTTCCGGGTAAAAAAGGCTTCCCTAAATTCAAGAAAAATTGCCGTTCGGTTGAATATAAAACAACCGGATGGCAATTGAATTTAGAAACTCGTAAAGCCATTACCTTTACTGATAAGAAAGGAATTGGGCGGTTGCGTTTAGTGGGAAGTTATGATCTGCATTTCTATCAACCGGAACAAATTAAACGAGTTCGATTAGTTAGACGTGCAGATGGTTACTATTGCCAATTTCTACTCTCAATTGACGTTAAGATTCAATCTGAACCAACTAATAAAACAATCGGTTTAGATGTAGGATTATCTGCTTTCTACACCGATGATCAAGGTAATAAAGTAGATAACCCCAAATTCTTAAGAAAAGGAGAGAAGAAAATTAAGCGGTTACAAAGACAACTTTTTCGTAAACAGAAAGGGTCTAATAACCGCAAAAAAGCCAGACAGCGATTATCTAAGGCTCATCTAAAAATCAGTCGGCAACGAAAAGAGTTTAGCAAGCTTGTTGCATACTCCGTCATCCAATCTAACGATTTGGTCGCCTACGAAGATTTAAGGATTAAGAACTTAGTTAAAAATCATTGTCTGGCTAAGTCAATTAATGATGCAGCTTGGTATCAATTCCGTATTTGGTTAGAATATTTTGGGAGAAAGTACGGCAAGGCTACTATCGCTGTTCCTCCTCAATATACAAGCCAAAACTGTTCAAATTGCGGAAAAATCGTCAAAAAATCCCTATCAACAAGAACCCACGTTTGTAATTGTGGATGTCAGTTAGATAGGGATGAAAATGCTGCAAAAAACATTTTAAGAATTGGATTAAGTACGGCAGGACATACCGGAACCTTCGGTTTAGAACCGATAAACGCTTTGGGAGAATTGACCTCTACTTTAACGGGAGCAATCCTGTTGGGGCAAGTCGATTCGTTGAACAAAGAATCTCCCGTCACATCGCTTGGCGATTGA